Proteins encoded by one window of Streptomyces sp. NBC_01571:
- a CDS encoding ABC transporter permease, with product MSEAIVASQAPGTDMSVPGASGARQFWRRLRTQRAALVAAAVVALLVLVALAAPLLTAVEGQDPTTYHPSLVDSARGGVPLGSLGGVSGDHWLGVEPQTGRDLFARLVYGARVSLGVAFAATLVQVLIGVVVGVAAGLGNRWVDQLLSRVTDIIIAMPLMIMSLALLAIVPSSFPRPVLVALIIGLVAWGSTAKIVRAHTLTLKELDHVAAARLSGWGPWRVARRELLPALAAPVITYAALLVPLNITVEAALSFLGVGVKPPTPSWGQMLTAADVWYQAAPQYLLFPAGSLFLTVLSLTVLGDGVRTALDPRAASRLRIGTGRKREARA from the coding sequence GTGAGCGAGGCAATCGTCGCCTCCCAGGCCCCCGGGACGGACATGTCCGTCCCGGGGGCCTCCGGGGCCCGTCAGTTCTGGCGGCGGCTGCGCACGCAGCGCGCCGCCCTCGTCGCGGCGGCCGTCGTCGCGCTGCTCGTCCTGGTCGCACTCGCCGCACCGCTGCTCACCGCGGTCGAGGGCCAGGACCCGACCACCTACCACCCCTCGCTCGTCGACTCCGCGCGCGGCGGCGTACCCCTCGGGTCGCTCGGCGGTGTCAGCGGCGACCACTGGCTCGGCGTCGAACCGCAGACGGGCCGCGATCTCTTCGCCCGCCTCGTCTACGGCGCCCGGGTCTCCCTCGGTGTCGCGTTCGCGGCCACCCTCGTGCAGGTCCTCATCGGCGTCGTCGTCGGTGTCGCGGCCGGCCTCGGCAACCGATGGGTCGACCAACTGCTGAGCCGCGTCACCGACATCATCATCGCGATGCCCCTCATGATCATGTCCCTCGCACTGCTCGCGATCGTGCCCAGCAGCTTCCCGCGCCCCGTCCTGGTCGCCCTCATCATCGGCCTGGTGGCCTGGGGGTCGACCGCGAAGATCGTGCGCGCCCACACGCTGACCCTCAAGGAGCTCGACCACGTGGCGGCGGCCCGGCTCAGCGGCTGGGGCCCCTGGCGCGTCGCCCGCCGCGAACTCCTGCCCGCGCTGGCCGCGCCCGTCATCACGTACGCCGCCCTCCTAGTCCCCCTGAACATCACCGTCGAGGCGGCGCTCAGCTTCCTCGGCGTCGGCGTGAAGCCGCCGACCCCCTCGTGGGGCCAGATGCTGACCGCGGCCGACGTCTGGTACCAGGCGGCACCGCAGTACCTGCTGTTCCCGGCGGGCTCGCTGTTCCTCACCGTGCTCTCGCTGACCGTCCTCGGCGACGGGGTGCGCACGGCCCTCGACCCGCGCGCGGCCTCGCGGCTGCGCATCGGCACGGGACGCAAGCGGGAGGCCAGGGCATGA
- a CDS encoding ABC transporter permease encodes MSGLPGAGGFTGFAVRRLVGAVVTLLAISVIIYLVFYVAPGDVAQITCGPRCSPAQVHQVSEQLKLGDPLYLRYWHFLQGIVVGHDYSTGTSVQHCGAPCLGLSYQSDQQVTHLIWTKLPVTLSLVLGAMVLWLVLGVGTGVLSAWRRGRITERVLTGITLAGTATPVFVIGLVLMIVVCGQLQWLPFPQYVPFTEDPEQWAWNLLLPWLAFALIEAAKYARLTRASMLETLAEDHVRTFRAYGVGERSIIGRHALRGAIAPVIALNANDVGSAIGGAVLTETMFGLPGLGRELVHAVQVVDLPVVVGMVLVTGFFVVLANAVADVLYAVADRRVVLS; translated from the coding sequence ATGAGCGGCCTGCCCGGGGCCGGCGGATTCACCGGATTCGCCGTACGGCGTCTGGTCGGCGCCGTCGTCACCCTGCTCGCGATCTCCGTGATCATCTACCTCGTCTTCTACGTCGCACCCGGCGACGTCGCCCAGATCACCTGCGGCCCGCGCTGCTCGCCCGCCCAGGTGCACCAGGTCTCCGAGCAGTTGAAGCTCGGCGATCCCCTGTACCTGCGCTACTGGCACTTCCTGCAGGGCATCGTCGTCGGACACGACTACTCGACGGGCACCTCCGTACAGCACTGCGGCGCGCCCTGCCTCGGCCTCTCGTACCAGAGCGACCAGCAGGTCACCCACCTGATCTGGACGAAGCTGCCCGTCACCCTCTCGCTCGTGCTCGGTGCGATGGTGCTGTGGCTGGTCCTCGGCGTCGGCACCGGCGTGCTCTCCGCGTGGCGGCGCGGCCGGATCACCGAGCGCGTGCTGACCGGCATCACGCTCGCCGGCACCGCCACACCCGTCTTCGTCATCGGCCTGGTGCTGATGATCGTCGTCTGCGGACAACTGCAGTGGCTGCCCTTCCCGCAGTACGTGCCCTTCACCGAGGACCCCGAGCAGTGGGCGTGGAACCTGCTGCTCCCCTGGCTGGCGTTCGCGCTGATCGAGGCCGCCAAGTACGCCCGGCTGACCCGGGCCTCGATGCTGGAGACCCTCGCCGAGGACCATGTCCGCACCTTCCGCGCCTACGGCGTGGGGGAGCGCTCGATCATCGGCAGGCACGCCCTGCGCGGTGCGATCGCGCCGGTCATCGCGCTGAATGCCAATGACGTCGGCTCGGCGATCGGCGGCGCCGTGCTCACCGAGACGATGTTCGGACTGCCCGGCCTCGGACGTGAACTCGTGCACGCGGTGCAGGTCGTCGACCTGCCGGTGGTCGTCGGGATGGTCCTGGTCACCGGCTTCTTCGTGGTCTTGGCCAACGCCGTCGCGGACGTCCTGTACGCGGTGGCCGACCGACGGGTGGTGCTGTCGTGA
- a CDS encoding ABC transporter ATP-binding protein: MDVRDLVVGFGYLRAVDGLSFTLRKGAALGLVGESGSGKSTVASALLALHRGTGARVGGAVRVAGVDVQAASDDELRRLRGGKAAMVFQDPLSSLDPYYAVGDQIAEVYRVHVKASRRAARARAVEVLDRVGIADAARRARSRPHEFSGGMRQRALIAMALACAPDLLIADEPTTALDVTVQAQILDLLHTLREETGMGLLLVTHDVGVAAESVDDVLVMRHGKAVEHGPVAAVLGAPREAYTRELLGAVPRVDAPRVRPGTGSAPAGAGGGGGADGREASVGVGSDAGVSDGGVSVGGASDGGVLFGGASDGGVLFGGASDDGVLDGGVSDGVVSVGVASDDGVSVGDPSGGASGDGAVGEIVLEAVGLRREFGRGKRRFTAVDGVSLAVRRGETLGVVGESGSGKTTLGRMLVGLLEPTAGSVRYEGRAQSGVRPTVQMVFQDPVSSLNPRRSVGESIADPLRARGERDETRIKGRVRELLERVGLEAAHYDRYPHEFSGGQRQRVGIARALAADPHVIVCDEPVSALDVTTQAQVVALLAELQRELGLALVFVAHDLAVVRQVSDRVAVMRHGRIVEHGPADEVYESPQDPYTKQLLAAVPALDPEVAAERRRARGRLATV, from the coding sequence GTGGACGTCCGCGACCTCGTCGTCGGGTTCGGGTACCTGCGTGCCGTCGACGGGCTCTCCTTCACCCTCAGGAAGGGCGCCGCGCTCGGACTGGTCGGCGAGTCCGGCTCCGGGAAGTCCACCGTGGCCTCCGCGCTGCTGGCGCTGCACCGGGGCACCGGCGCGCGCGTCGGCGGCGCGGTGCGGGTGGCGGGAGTCGACGTACAGGCCGCCTCCGACGACGAACTGCGGCGGCTGCGGGGCGGGAAGGCCGCGATGGTCTTCCAGGATCCGCTGTCGTCACTCGACCCGTACTACGCGGTCGGCGACCAGATCGCCGAGGTGTACCGGGTCCATGTGAAGGCGTCCCGGCGCGCCGCACGCGCGCGTGCCGTCGAGGTGCTCGACCGCGTCGGCATCGCGGACGCCGCCCGCCGCGCCCGCTCGCGCCCGCACGAGTTCAGCGGCGGCATGCGGCAGCGCGCGCTGATCGCGATGGCGCTGGCCTGCGCGCCCGACCTGCTGATCGCCGACGAGCCGACCACGGCCCTCGACGTGACCGTCCAGGCCCAGATCCTCGACCTGCTGCACACCCTGCGGGAGGAGACCGGGATGGGGCTGCTGCTGGTCACGCACGATGTGGGCGTGGCCGCCGAGAGTGTCGACGACGTGCTGGTCATGCGGCACGGGAAGGCGGTCGAACACGGGCCGGTCGCGGCGGTCCTCGGGGCGCCGCGGGAGGCGTACACACGCGAACTGCTGGGCGCGGTCCCACGCGTGGACGCGCCACGGGTCCGGCCCGGGACCGGGTCGGCTCCTGCCGGGGCGGGCGGGGGCGGCGGGGCGGATGGGCGCGAGGCGTCGGTCGGTGTCGGGTCGGACGCTGGTGTGTCGGACGGTGGCGTGTCGGTCGGCGGCGCGTCGGACGGCGGTGTGTTGTTCGGCGGCGCGTCGGACGGCGGTGTGTTGTTCGGCGGCGCGTCGGACGACGGTGTGTTGGACGGCGGTGTGTCGGACGGTGTCGTGTCGGTCGGCGTTGCGTCGGACGACGGCGTGTCGGTCGGCGATCCGTCCGGTGGTGCGTCCGGTGACGGGGCGGTCGGTGAGATCGTTCTCGAAGCGGTCGGTCTGCGGCGCGAATTCGGACGCGGCAAGCGCCGGTTCACCGCGGTGGACGGCGTGTCGCTCGCGGTCCGGCGCGGGGAGACGCTCGGCGTCGTCGGCGAGAGCGGCAGCGGCAAGACCACGCTGGGGCGGATGCTGGTCGGGCTGCTGGAGCCGACCGCCGGGTCGGTCCGGTACGAGGGCCGGGCACAGTCCGGCGTCCGTCCCACCGTCCAGATGGTCTTCCAGGACCCCGTCTCCTCCCTCAACCCCCGGCGCAGTGTGGGCGAGTCGATCGCAGACCCGCTCCGGGCCCGCGGCGAACGGGACGAGACCCGCATCAAGGGGCGCGTACGGGAGCTGCTGGAGCGCGTAGGGCTCGAAGCGGCGCACTACGACCGCTACCCGCACGAGTTCAGCGGCGGACAGCGCCAGCGCGTCGGCATCGCGCGGGCGCTCGCCGCCGACCCGCACGTCATCGTCTGTGACGAACCGGTCTCCGCGCTCGACGTCACGACACAGGCCCAGGTGGTCGCCCTGCTCGCCGAACTGCAGCGCGAACTCGGTCTCGCGCTCGTCTTCGTGGCGCACGACCTGGCGGTCGTGCGCCAGGTCAGCGACCGGGTCGCGGTGATGCGGCACGGCCGGATCGTCGAACACGGCCCCGCCGACGAGGTGTACGAATCCCCGCAGGACCCGTACACGAAGCAGCTGCTGGCCGCCGTACCCGCACTCGATCCGGAGGTCGCGGCCGAGCGGCGCAGGGCCCGCGGACGGCTGGCCACAGTGTGA
- a CDS encoding DUF3492 domain-containing protein has translation MRIGLLTEGGYPYVSGDAKLWCDRLVRGLGQHEFDIYALSRSRRQEDEGWVQLPPQVGRVRTAPLWTAEDDGAVHGRRVHGRRARRRYAECFGELAAAVCAGPGSLDSPENSGASGGAGVAGGAGEAGGPGASGGPGVTGGPGFVGAPGVLAGSGDSFGLEADRFATALYGLAELARDEGGLAGALRSEGAVRAWERACRAPGALRAARTARVPDLLSVAAHVERSLRPLSLDWYTDDGLGAVDLCHAAAGGSAALPGLLARHFASVPLLVTEYGVPLRAHYLASAATEEAPAVRALLASFHGRLATEVYRRAALITPGNTHARRWQERCGADRAKLRTVYPGMEASRFAEVGENAEGAGCADPDTLVWVGRVEPSKDLVSLLHSFAEIRKEEPKTRLRIFGAPADGPDGALYLAHCKALAAHLFPDEAEGAHAVGDNPVSFEEIGGPEAPGLAEAYASGALVVLSSVVEGFPISLVEAMFCGRATVSTDVGAVVEVIGGTGLVVPPRNPRALAEACVALLRDPERRARLGAAARARALELFTIEQNVEAFHGIYLEIVSHSPIRRVVVDATGEPLPFGVPAEAHVPGRWTEARVVAAGRPRWAAGAPVRATVPLTAGEGA, from the coding sequence GTGCGCATCGGACTGCTTACGGAGGGTGGCTATCCGTATGTGAGCGGTGACGCCAAGCTCTGGTGCGACCGGCTCGTGCGCGGGCTCGGGCAGCACGAGTTCGACATCTACGCGCTCAGTCGCAGCCGACGGCAGGAGGACGAGGGCTGGGTCCAACTGCCGCCGCAGGTCGGCCGCGTACGAACGGCTCCGCTGTGGACGGCCGAGGACGACGGGGCGGTGCACGGGCGCAGAGTCCACGGACGCCGGGCGCGACGGCGGTACGCCGAGTGCTTCGGGGAGCTGGCGGCGGCCGTGTGCGCGGGCCCGGGAAGCCTGGACAGCCCCGAGAATTCCGGCGCTTCCGGTGGAGCGGGGGTGGCCGGTGGCGCGGGGGAGGCCGGTGGCCCCGGTGCCTCGGGAGGACCGGGCGTCACGGGTGGACCGGGCTTCGTGGGCGCTCCGGGGGTTCTCGCCGGCTCGGGGGATTCCTTCGGCCTTGAGGCGGACCGTTTCGCCACTGCGCTGTACGGCCTCGCGGAACTCGCTCGGGACGAGGGTGGCCTGGCCGGAGCGCTGCGCTCCGAGGGCGCCGTGCGCGCATGGGAACGCGCCTGCCGCGCGCCGGGCGCACTGCGCGCCGCGCGCACCGCTCGCGTGCCCGACCTGCTCTCCGTCGCCGCCCACGTCGAGCGGTCGCTGCGCCCCCTCTCACTGGACTGGTACACGGACGACGGGCTCGGCGCGGTCGACCTCTGCCACGCGGCCGCCGGGGGCTCGGCGGCCCTGCCCGGCCTGCTCGCCCGGCACTTCGCCTCGGTCCCGCTGCTCGTCACGGAGTACGGGGTGCCGTTGCGCGCGCACTATCTGGCCTCCGCCGCCACCGAGGAGGCGCCCGCCGTACGGGCGTTGCTCGCCTCCTTCCACGGCAGGCTGGCCACCGAGGTCTACCGCCGGGCCGCGCTCATCACGCCCGGCAACACCCACGCCCGCCGCTGGCAGGAGCGCTGTGGCGCCGACCGCGCCAAACTGCGCACCGTCTACCCCGGCATGGAGGCGTCCCGTTTCGCGGAGGTGGGGGAGAACGCCGAGGGCGCCGGCTGCGCGGACCCGGACACGCTGGTCTGGGTCGGCCGCGTCGAACCGTCGAAGGACCTGGTGTCCCTGCTGCACTCCTTCGCCGAGATCCGCAAGGAGGAACCGAAGACCCGGCTGCGGATCTTCGGGGCGCCCGCCGACGGGCCGGACGGCGCGCTCTACCTCGCTCACTGCAAGGCGCTGGCCGCCCACCTCTTCCCCGACGAGGCCGAGGGCGCGCACGCGGTCGGCGACAACCCGGTGTCCTTCGAGGAGATCGGCGGTCCGGAAGCCCCGGGGCTCGCGGAGGCGTACGCGTCCGGTGCCCTGGTCGTCCTGTCCAGCGTCGTCGAGGGCTTCCCGATCAGCCTCGTCGAGGCCATGTTCTGCGGCCGCGCCACGGTGTCCACCGACGTCGGCGCCGTCGTCGAGGTCATCGGCGGTACGGGACTGGTGGTGCCGCCACGCAATCCGCGGGCGCTCGCCGAGGCGTGCGTGGCGCTGCTGCGCGACCCCGAGCGGCGCGCCCGCCTCGGCGCCGCGGCACGCGCGCGTGCCCTCGAACTGTTCACCATCGAGCAGAACGTCGAGGCATTTCACGGCATTTACCTGGAGATCGTCTCGCACTCCCCGATCCGGCGGGTCGTCGTGGACGCCACGGGCGAACCACTGCCCTTCGGCGTACCCGCCGAGGCCCACGTTCCCGGCCGCTGGACCGAGGCCCGCGTCGTCGCCGCAGGACGGCCGCGCTGGGCGGCGGGGGCCCCGGTACGCGCGACGGTTCCGCTGACCGCCGGGGAGGGCGCGTGA